The following are encoded in a window of Candidatus Fluviicola riflensis genomic DNA:
- a CDS encoding glycosyl transferase family 2, producing MAHPDLAIVILNWNGQHFLEQFLPAVIEHSAPHRVVLADNASTDDSVAFVKTNFPTVEIVVNTENGGFAKGYNDALKQVNAEFYLLLNSDVEVTEGWLEPLLEAMNDPQVAGCQPKINAFHRKGHFEHAGASGGFIDRFFFPFCRGRIFSAIESDYGQYNYPSDIFWATGACMLIRSKVYWSAGGLDERFFAHMEEIDLCWRSQRMGHRFMVIPASTVYHVGGGTLDYLSPRKTYLNFRNSLLMIHKNYDGLLFWMLFRRMSLDGIAATVFLFKGQFPHFRAVFNAHMSFYKLLSSSRIERKKYAHLKGKITVGKYRGSILFARYIQGVKDFSKLNQRLFKND from the coding sequence ATGGCGCATCCTGATTTGGCAATTGTCATTCTCAATTGGAACGGACAACACTTTCTTGAGCAATTTTTACCCGCGGTGATTGAACATTCGGCACCGCATCGTGTTGTATTGGCCGACAATGCTTCCACAGATGATTCGGTTGCGTTTGTGAAAACCAACTTCCCAACGGTTGAAATTGTTGTAAATACTGAAAATGGTGGTTTTGCGAAAGGATACAATGATGCGTTAAAACAGGTGAACGCTGAATTTTACCTGTTACTGAACAGTGACGTTGAAGTAACAGAAGGCTGGCTTGAACCGTTGCTGGAAGCGATGAACGATCCGCAGGTTGCAGGTTGTCAGCCAAAAATCAACGCTTTTCACCGCAAAGGACATTTTGAACATGCTGGCGCTTCAGGCGGATTTATTGATCGTTTTTTCTTTCCGTTTTGCCGCGGGCGTATTTTTAGTGCGATCGAATCCGATTACGGTCAATACAACTACCCTTCCGATATTTTTTGGGCAACCGGCGCCTGTATGCTGATCCGTTCGAAAGTTTATTGGAGTGCCGGTGGTTTGGACGAACGATTTTTCGCACACATGGAAGAAATCGATCTGTGCTGGCGGTCTCAACGCATGGGACATCGGTTTATGGTGATTCCTGCATCAACTGTATACCATGTTGGTGGCGGAACATTGGATTATCTTTCACCCCGAAAAACATACCTTAATTTCAGAAACAGCTTACTGATGATTCACAAGAATTACGACGGTTTGCTTTTCTGGATGCTTTTTCGCCGTATGTCGCTGGATGGAATTGCGGCAACCGTGTTTTTATTCAAAGGGCAATTCCCCCATTTCCGGGCTGTTTTTAATGCGCACATGTCTTTCTACAAGCTGTTATCTTCTTCGCGGATCGAACGCAAAAAATATGCGCATCTGAAGGGTAAAATTACAGTAGGGAAATACCGCGGAAGTATTTTGTTTGCCCGGTATATTCAGGGAGTAAAAGATTTTAGCAAATTGAATCAGCGCTTGTTTAAAAACGATTGA
- the aroQ gene encoding type II 3-dehydroquinate dehydratase, with product MNFLIVNGPNLNLLGTREPQIYGNQTFLEYLEVLRTAEDCTIDYVQSNVEGEIINALQASKHDGIILNAGGYTHTSVAIRDCIAAISVPVVEVHISNLAQRESFRHDSLITAVCKGSIMGFGLEGYHLALQSFLNKR from the coding sequence ATGAATTTCTTAATTGTTAACGGCCCTAATTTAAACCTTCTTGGCACACGTGAGCCACAAATTTACGGCAATCAAACATTTTTGGAATACCTGGAAGTGTTAAGAACTGCCGAAGATTGTACAATCGACTACGTACAATCAAATGTAGAAGGTGAAATTATCAATGCGTTGCAGGCTTCAAAACACGACGGAATCATTTTAAACGCAGGCGGTTACACGCATACAAGCGTTGCTATCCGTGATTGTATCGCTGCGATTTCGGTTCCGGTGGTAGAAGTACACATCAGCAACCTTGCGCAGCGGGAATCTTTCCGCCACGATTCATTGATCACAGCGGTGTGTAAGGGCTCCATTATGGGATTCGGATTAGAAGGCTATCACCTGGCGCTTCAATCGTTTTTAAACAAGCGCTGA
- a CDS encoding tyrosine recombinase XerD produces MRNWERYIKQFVHYLKIERSLAENSILAYQQDIEKLKDACMAQELPAETVSTNDLKSFVAGLYDLGLSARSQARIISGWKQFFDFLLLEEIRKDDPSEGLDLPKIGRKLPEVLTIEEIDRIVSVIDLSKAEGQRNRAIVETLYSCGLRVSELTNLKLQDCFFEEGFLRVIGKGNKERLVPVSLSVIDEVGDYLVHHRSGLPIQRGHEAFVFLNRRGAQLTRIMIYTLIKNFSALAGIRKNISPHTFRHSFATHLIEGGANLRAIQEMLGHESITTTEIYTHLDQRFLREAIISYHPRNVKF; encoded by the coding sequence ATGCGCAATTGGGAACGCTATATTAAGCAATTTGTTCATTACTTGAAAATAGAACGCAGTTTGGCGGAAAACTCGATCCTTGCTTATCAGCAGGATATTGAGAAGCTGAAGGATGCTTGCATGGCGCAGGAATTGCCGGCAGAAACGGTTTCGACCAACGACCTGAAGTCTTTTGTTGCCGGGTTGTACGATCTCGGATTGAGCGCCCGTTCGCAGGCGCGGATTATCAGTGGATGGAAACAATTCTTTGATTTTCTGCTGTTGGAAGAAATTCGAAAAGACGATCCGAGTGAAGGGCTCGATTTGCCTAAAATAGGCCGTAAATTGCCCGAAGTATTAACCATTGAGGAAATTGACAGGATCGTGTCAGTAATCGATTTGAGTAAAGCAGAAGGACAGCGCAACCGGGCGATTGTTGAAACATTGTACAGCTGTGGATTGCGTGTAAGTGAGTTGACCAACCTGAAACTACAGGATTGTTTTTTCGAGGAAGGGTTTTTACGTGTGATTGGAAAAGGGAACAAGGAACGATTGGTTCCTGTGAGTCTGTCTGTGATTGATGAAGTCGGCGATTACCTGGTACATCACCGATCAGGGCTTCCTATTCAGCGCGGACACGAAGCGTTTGTATTTCTCAACCGCAGAGGTGCACAACTGACGCGCATCATGATTTATACGCTGATTAAAAACTTTTCGGCGCTTGCCGGAATCCGGAAAAATATCAGTCCACATACGTTTCGTCATTCATTTGCCACGCACCTCATCGAAGGTGGAGCAAATTTACGCGCCATCCAGGAAATGCTGGGCCATGAAAGTATTACGACAACCGAAATTTACACGCATTTGGATCAACGCTTTTTGCGGGAAGCAATTATTTCGTATCATCCGCGAAATGTGAAGTTTTAA
- the rimO gene encoding 30S ribosomal protein S12 methylthiotransferase RimO, whose translation MKTKTLRKNKVNVVTLGCAKNTFDSEVLMAQLKANKFDVEHESTKDDASIVIINTCGFIDNAKQESIDTILRYADAKNEGLVDKVYVTGCLSQRYKDDLEIEIPEVDAFFGTRDLPRLLKTLKADYKHELVGERLLTTPAHYAYFKIAEGCDRPCSFCAIPLMRGKHVSTPMDQLLTSAKSLAAGGVKEILLIAQDLTYYGLDIYKKRNLAELVDRLSDVEGIDWIRLHYAFPSGFPMDVLDVMNNRSNVCNYLDMPLQHGSTKILQSMRRGITREKTENLVEEIRQKVPGIAMRTTLIAGYPGETQADFDEMYSFVERTRFDRLGIFTYSHEENTHAFSLNDDVTDEVKRQRADEIMELQSGISYELNQKKVGNNYKVLFDRAEGDYFIGRSEFDSPEVDNEVLVKKSEGFVRIGDFANVQITSADHYDLYGKLID comes from the coding sequence ATGAAAACCAAAACACTTCGTAAAAACAAAGTCAATGTAGTAACACTTGGTTGCGCTAAAAACACCTTCGATTCCGAAGTGTTGATGGCACAATTAAAGGCCAACAAGTTTGATGTGGAACATGAATCTACAAAAGATGACGCGTCTATCGTGATCATCAATACTTGCGGATTCATAGACAATGCCAAACAAGAATCCATTGACACCATTTTGCGCTACGCGGATGCCAAAAACGAAGGTTTGGTAGATAAAGTCTACGTTACCGGCTGTCTTTCTCAACGTTACAAAGACGATTTAGAGATAGAAATTCCGGAGGTGGATGCTTTTTTCGGAACGCGAGATTTGCCCCGTTTGCTCAAAACACTCAAAGCCGATTACAAACACGAATTGGTCGGAGAACGATTATTGACGACTCCAGCTCATTATGCCTATTTCAAAATTGCCGAAGGCTGTGATCGCCCTTGTTCATTTTGTGCCATTCCGTTGATGCGTGGAAAACATGTTTCAACTCCGATGGATCAATTGCTGACTTCTGCCAAATCGCTGGCGGCAGGTGGCGTGAAGGAAATTCTTCTAATTGCCCAGGATTTGACTTATTACGGACTCGATATTTACAAAAAACGCAACCTGGCCGAATTGGTTGACCGCCTTTCCGATGTGGAAGGAATCGACTGGATTCGCCTGCATTATGCATTCCCGTCAGGTTTCCCGATGGATGTGCTCGACGTGATGAACAATCGTTCAAACGTTTGCAATTACCTGGACATGCCGTTACAACACGGTTCTACGAAGATATTACAATCCATGCGCCGTGGAATTACCCGCGAAAAAACGGAAAACCTCGTAGAAGAAATTCGCCAGAAAGTTCCCGGAATAGCGATGCGTACCACTTTGATCGCCGGTTATCCCGGAGAAACACAAGCCGATTTTGATGAAATGTACAGTTTCGTGGAACGTACACGTTTTGACCGCCTTGGAATTTTCACCTATTCACACGAAGAAAATACCCATGCTTTTTCACTCAATGATGATGTAACGGATGAAGTGAAACGCCAGCGGGCTGATGAAATCATGGAATTGCAATCGGGAATCAGCTACGAATTGAACCAGAAAAAAGTAGGAAACAACTACAAAGTATTGTTTGATCGTGCAGAAGGTGATTATTTTATCGGTCGTTCCGAATTCGACTCACCAGAGGTAGACAATGAAGTCCTTGTTAAGAAATCCGAAGGCTTTGTGCGAATCGGTGATTTTGCCAACGTGCAGATTACTTCAGCCGATCACTATGATTTGTACGGAAAGCTTATAGACTAA
- a CDS encoding prolipoprotein diacylglyceryl transferase has product MNLGIDWTVSSQLIEGYSTPNLYGLLFVSGLIIGYFVIKRMFKHEHVPEMILDKLLIYVVLATIIGARLGHVLFYGPYWNTYNPDGTVLQDGYFDNPLSIFKVWEGGLASHGAAIMILLTLYYFSRKIAKRPMFWILDRIVAPIAIAGCCIRLGNLVNHEIIGIPTNLPWGFKFMNEGREYLVDGEHVYRHPAQLYEAITYIFTFSVLLYMYWKTKAKEMPGRIFGAFMVLIWLARFLIEFIKEGQSVFDETQPLFNTGQLLSIPFVLLGVYLLVRKIPQKEIDRMKETEFPVIPEK; this is encoded by the coding sequence GTGAACCTTGGCATTGACTGGACTGTTTCCTCACAACTGATTGAAGGATATTCGACCCCGAATTTATACGGATTGTTGTTTGTTTCCGGACTGATTATCGGTTATTTCGTTATCAAACGCATGTTTAAGCACGAGCATGTTCCGGAGATGATTCTGGATAAATTGCTGATTTATGTGGTATTGGCAACCATTATTGGCGCTCGTTTGGGACATGTCTTGTTTTATGGTCCGTATTGGAATACCTACAATCCCGACGGAACGGTTCTTCAGGATGGGTATTTCGACAATCCGTTGAGTATTTTTAAAGTCTGGGAAGGCGGTTTGGCGAGCCATGGTGCGGCCATCATGATTTTACTCACATTGTATTATTTTTCACGCAAGATTGCCAAGCGTCCGATGTTTTGGATTTTGGATCGAATTGTAGCACCAATTGCTATTGCCGGTTGCTGTATTCGATTGGGAAACCTGGTGAATCACGAGATCATCGGTATTCCAACCAATTTACCGTGGGGATTCAAATTCATGAATGAAGGCCGTGAATATTTGGTTGATGGCGAACACGTTTACCGTCATCCTGCGCAGTTATACGAAGCCATCACCTACATTTTCACCTTTTCGGTATTGCTGTATATGTATTGGAAAACCAAGGCAAAAGAAATGCCCGGACGTATTTTCGGAGCGTTCATGGTGCTGATTTGGCTGGCGCGTTTCCTGATCGAATTCATCAAAGAAGGCCAATCAGTATTCGACGAAACACAGCCTTTGTTTAACACCGGGCAATTGCTGAGTATTCCGTTTGTGTTATTAGGTGTTTACCTGTTAGTGCGAAAAATTCCACAAAAAGAAATTGATCGGATGAAGGAAACAGAATTTCCCGTAATTCCGGAAAAATAA
- a CDS encoding asparagine synthetase B: protein MRIFLVFAFLICVKSTFASAILVPMDERQTNHLKAYGVSYWVLNNDVVMEWLLNYRGGSFLFPHLQAIEEELIIRGVSYEIIADGQANAIRSQIANPETNMEVVQLEKAPKIAVYTPSSALPWDDAVTMVLEYAEIPYDKIYDSSIVMGVLPKYDWLHLHHEDFTGQYGKFYAASRNETWYRNQVADLEGLAQTLGFSKVSQMKLAVANNIKNFVAGGGFLFTMCSGTDSFDIALAAHETDICDRMFDGDGPDPKAQDKLDFDNTLAFEKFQLVRDPMTYEYSTIDGTELHRIPESQDKFTLFEFSAKWDVVPTMLTQCHTDVINGFMGQTTDFKKDQIKSNVLILGENKELKTARYVHGELGQGTWTFYGGHDPEDYQHRVGDPPTDLSLHPNSPGYRLILNNILFPAAKKKKQKT, encoded by the coding sequence ATGAGAATTTTTCTGGTTTTCGCCTTTCTGATCTGTGTCAAATCGACTTTCGCGAGTGCCATTTTGGTGCCTATGGACGAACGTCAGACCAATCATTTGAAAGCATACGGTGTTTCCTATTGGGTACTCAACAATGATGTTGTGATGGAATGGCTGCTCAATTACCGGGGCGGTTCGTTTTTATTCCCGCACCTGCAAGCCATTGAAGAAGAGTTGATTATTCGCGGTGTTAGTTATGAAATCATTGCTGACGGACAAGCCAATGCCATTCGTTCGCAAATTGCCAATCCTGAAACCAATATGGAGGTTGTGCAATTGGAAAAAGCTCCGAAAATTGCTGTTTATACACCTTCAAGCGCGCTTCCATGGGATGATGCGGTTACAATGGTGTTGGAATATGCCGAAATTCCCTATGATAAAATTTACGATTCATCCATTGTGATGGGCGTGCTTCCGAAATATGATTGGCTGCATCTGCACCACGAAGATTTTACCGGACAATATGGTAAATTCTACGCCGCCAGCAGAAACGAAACATGGTACCGGAACCAGGTTGCCGATCTGGAAGGTTTGGCACAAACACTCGGTTTCTCGAAAGTATCGCAGATGAAACTAGCAGTTGCCAACAACATCAAAAACTTTGTTGCCGGAGGTGGATTTTTGTTTACCATGTGTAGCGGAACCGATAGTTTTGACATTGCCCTGGCGGCACACGAAACCGATATCTGTGATCGTATGTTTGACGGCGACGGCCCCGACCCGAAAGCGCAGGATAAACTTGATTTCGATAACACGCTTGCTTTTGAAAAGTTCCAGTTGGTCCGCGATCCGATGACATACGAATATTCCACCATCGATGGTACCGAGTTACATCGTATTCCCGAAAGCCAGGATAAATTCACACTTTTTGAGTTTTCCGCCAAATGGGATGTGGTTCCTACCATGCTTACGCAATGTCACACAGACGTGATCAATGGTTTCATGGGACAAACCACCGACTTCAAAAAAGACCAGATCAAATCGAATGTCTTGATTCTGGGTGAAAATAAAGAACTCAAAACCGCCCGTTACGTGCATGGTGAATTAGGCCAGGGCACATGGACATTCTACGGTGGCCACGATCCTGAAGATTATCAGCACCGCGTGGGTGATCCGCCAACCGATCTCAGTCTTCACCCGAATTCTCCCGGTTACCGGTTGATTCTCAATAATATCCTCTTCCCGGCAGCAAAGAAGAAAAAACAAAAAACTTGA
- the dnaB gene encoding replicative DNA helicase: MDEQQSGNNTRRVGARTKNTILPLAADMGRIPPHATDLEQAVLGAMMLEKNAVTDTIDMLSTESFYDPKHQYIYGAIRELFGTSNPIDLLTVTHKLKDKGELEVAGGAVYISSLTQRVASSAHVEYHARIISQKYIQREIIRMCSETLRDAYEETTDVFELLTKAEGQLFGIAENNMKKAISTMQSVVMEAINEIEQAAKNSDGLSGVPTGFRKLDELTSGWQRSDMIVIAARPAMGKTAFVLSMARNTAVDYNMGVAVFSLEMSSVQLVKRLISSESRISAEKLRKGKLEEHEFQQLYTRITKLSTAPIYIDDTPGLSVFDLRAKCRRLKMQYDIQMVIIDYLQLMSAGGGKGVGNREQEISTISRSIKEIAKELNIPIIALSQLSRSVETRGGDKRPMLSDLRESGAIEQDADIVGFLYRPEYYGLMQDEDGASNQGVGEVIIAKHRNGALDSVRLRFVGQYARFENFEDVIENNQDFNPASLNAGMTASRDFDMPTRTITLGSNMNNIEDDFIQGDSTPF; the protein is encoded by the coding sequence ATGGATGAACAACAATCAGGCAATAATACGCGTCGCGTAGGCGCGCGAACCAAAAACACTATTCTTCCGTTAGCGGCTGATATGGGGCGTATTCCGCCGCATGCGACTGATTTGGAACAGGCCGTTTTAGGTGCCATGATGTTGGAAAAGAATGCGGTAACGGATACCATCGATATGTTGTCGACGGAAAGTTTCTATGATCCGAAACACCAATACATCTACGGAGCAATTCGTGAACTTTTCGGAACATCCAATCCGATTGACCTGCTCACCGTAACCCATAAACTCAAAGACAAAGGCGAATTGGAAGTGGCCGGTGGTGCCGTTTACATTTCATCGCTCACGCAACGGGTTGCTTCGTCGGCGCACGTTGAATACCACGCGCGGATTATTTCTCAAAAATACATTCAACGTGAGATCATCCGCATGTGTTCGGAAACTTTACGCGATGCGTACGAAGAAACGACCGACGTGTTTGAATTGCTGACCAAAGCCGAAGGACAGTTGTTCGGAATTGCCGAAAACAACATGAAAAAAGCCATTTCGACGATGCAATCGGTGGTAATGGAGGCAATCAACGAAATCGAACAAGCCGCCAAAAACAGCGATGGTTTATCGGGCGTTCCAACCGGATTCCGCAAACTCGACGAATTGACTTCTGGCTGGCAGCGTTCGGATATGATCGTAATTGCAGCTCGTCCAGCAATGGGAAAAACAGCTTTCGTACTCTCAATGGCGCGAAATACAGCCGTCGATTACAACATGGGCGTCGCCGTATTCTCACTTGAGATGTCATCAGTGCAATTGGTGAAACGTTTGATTTCAAGCGAATCCCGCATCAGTGCCGAAAAACTCAGAAAAGGAAAGCTCGAAGAACACGAGTTTCAGCAATTATATACACGAATCACAAAACTTTCCACAGCTCCGATTTATATTGATGACACACCCGGTTTGTCGGTTTTCGACTTAAGGGCAAAATGTCGTCGTTTGAAAATGCAATACGACATTCAGATGGTGATCATTGACTACTTACAGCTGATGTCGGCCGGTGGTGGAAAAGGTGTCGGGAATCGTGAGCAGGAAATCTCAACGATCTCTCGTTCCATCAAAGAAATCGCCAAAGAGTTGAACATTCCGATTATCGCGCTTTCGCAGCTGAGTCGTTCAGTTGAAACGCGTGGTGGTGATAAACGGCCAATGCTCTCCGATCTTCGTGAATCGGGTGCAATCGAGCAGGATGCCGATATCGTAGGTTTCCTTTACCGTCCGGAATATTACGGATTGATGCAGGATGAAGACGGAGCTTCCAACCAGGGAGTAGGTGAGGTGATTATTGCCAAACACCGTAATGGGGCACTCGATTCGGTACGTTTGCGTTTCGTTGGACAATATGCGCGTTTCGAGAATTTCGAGGATGTAATCGAAAACAACCAGGATTTCAACCCCGCTTCACTCAATGCCGGAATGACTGCAAGCCGTGATTTCGACATGCCAACCCGTACAATTACGCTGGGTAGTAATATGAACAACATCGAAGACGATTTCATCCAGGGAGATTCTACACCATTCTAG
- a CDS encoding thioesterase: MEKKPTSRVKIRFQDCDPFNHLNNGRFLDYFFNAREDHLTEHYNLDIFTQLKKTGCAWVVASNQIAYLKPAMVAEEVVIETKLIEYSERALTAEMLMWNADQTHLKAILWVKFSYFEFATQKSAVHSQELIELFEQVVVPVETTVFETRIGEIMQLVKSGKPV; this comes from the coding sequence ATGGAAAAGAAACCAACATCACGCGTGAAAATCAGATTCCAGGACTGCGATCCGTTTAATCACCTCAATAACGGTCGTTTCCTCGACTATTTTTTCAACGCCCGCGAAGATCATTTGACCGAGCATTACAACCTCGATATTTTTACCCAGCTCAAAAAAACAGGTTGTGCCTGGGTGGTTGCATCCAATCAAATCGCGTATCTCAAACCCGCAATGGTGGCCGAAGAAGTGGTGATTGAAACCAAATTGATCGAATATTCCGAACGCGCGTTGACAGCTGAAATGCTGATGTGGAATGCCGATCAAACGCACTTGAAAGCAATATTGTGGGTGAAATTTTCCTATTTCGAATTTGCCACCCAAAAATCGGCTGTTCATTCGCAGGAATTGATTGAATTGTTCGAACAGGTTGTGGTTCCGGTAGAAACGACGGTTTTTGAAACCCGGATCGGGGAAATCATGCAATTGGTGAAATCGGGGAAACCGGTGTAA
- the xth gene encoding exodeoxyribonuclease III — MKILSFNVNGIRAIAGKTFITDMQSIGMDIICLQETKATVEQVKEVVAPLGYKYVYANEAERKGYSGTAILSNIEPLSVTFDMGVAEHDNEGRVICAEYADFYLITVYTPNSGSELLRLGYRQTWDADFLKYLKGLEAKKPVIVCGDLNVAHKSIDLARPKANYNKSAGHMQQEMDGMDNYHTSGLIDTFRFHNGDEVKYSWWSYRGGAREKNVGWRIDYFLVSESFLGRVKSSTIHNEIHGSDHCPVGLELIV; from the coding sequence ATGAAAATTCTATCGTTCAACGTAAACGGCATCCGGGCCATAGCCGGAAAAACATTCATAACCGACATGCAGTCAATTGGGATGGATATCATCTGTCTGCAGGAAACCAAAGCCACAGTAGAGCAGGTTAAAGAAGTCGTTGCTCCACTGGGTTATAAATATGTTTATGCCAATGAAGCCGAACGAAAAGGGTATTCAGGAACCGCGATTTTATCCAACATCGAGCCGCTCAGCGTAACCTTTGATATGGGAGTTGCCGAACATGATAATGAAGGCCGCGTAATTTGTGCGGAATACGCCGATTTTTACCTGATCACGGTTTATACGCCCAACTCAGGAAGCGAATTGCTGCGTTTGGGCTACCGCCAAACATGGGATGCCGATTTTCTGAAATACCTCAAAGGATTGGAGGCGAAAAAGCCGGTGATTGTTTGCGGTGACCTCAATGTCGCTCATAAATCCATCGACCTTGCGCGACCAAAAGCCAATTACAATAAATCGGCCGGACACATGCAGCAGGAAATGGACGGAATGGACAATTACCATACTTCCGGACTGATCGATACATTCAGGTTTCACAACGGCGATGAGGTGAAATATTCCTGGTGGAGTTACCGCGGCGGCGCTCGTGAGAAGAACGTTGGCTGGAGAATCGATTACTTTTTGGTCAGCGAATCCTTTCTCGGCAGGGTAAAATCTTCTACCATCCATAATGAAATTCATGGTTCCGACCACTGTCCGGTGGGATTGGAATTGATAGTTTGA
- a CDS encoding DNA mismatch repair protein MutS produces MNGFDRQTLHDLEFVQIREWLTAYSIGETAQQRLADLEPSNDFPLVEQALLRVAEFKTIRTDGESFPSLDFDELLPEIRLLPIKNAVLQQEGFVRIVRASDLVNSLLHFFDKRSLDFPELTALLTDVYHTRELIDSIEKVFDRKGQIKDDASPELMRIRQQIGVLRNQINRNFDKEMRKWLKEGMLGETKEAFVNERRVLTVMSSHKRKIGGSVVGSSKTGSLTFIEPAVNVPLNNELELSLDDERKEIFRILQELTREIAHHLPLIEAYQILLTELDFINAKTKLALELNAVLPGIVRHTRIELIDAFHPILWKTNKQAGKPTLPQSLILDQNGRMLVISGPNAGGKSITLKTIGLLQIMLQAGLLVPVHENSQLCFFQQVLTDIGDNQSIENELSTYSYRLKRMKHFLRVANKRTLLLLDEFGTGSDPELGGALAEVFFEELYKRKSYAVITTHYANIKLKADRLPQAVNGCMLFDTETLEPLYRFSMGQPGSSFTFEVAQMNGIPLNLIEEAKGKLDDSKVNMDKLLHELNREKSYLEQLNKAHIEAQELAEAARLDYIQKKERFEERMRAQQDVIEKNNLYLNSGKKMKQFIDRYQTKSRKKDINNPLLEDVKKYLLVEKSKIEESKRKDELVKQAGIPVKKPKKQKPGVPEKDPYQRDKIVLGSTVKMIETKQSGTVEEIKGHLLTVVFGFMRLKVEREKLMWVK; encoded by the coding sequence ATGAATGGTTTTGACCGGCAAACCTTGCACGATCTGGAATTTGTACAGATTCGCGAATGGTTGACAGCCTATAGTATTGGGGAAACAGCGCAGCAGCGATTGGCAGATCTTGAGCCTTCGAATGATTTTCCGTTGGTGGAACAGGCATTGTTGCGCGTGGCCGAATTTAAGACCATTCGCACAGATGGCGAGTCATTTCCTTCGCTGGATTTTGATGAGCTTTTGCCCGAAATCAGGTTGCTTCCCATCAAAAATGCTGTGTTACAACAGGAAGGTTTTGTGCGAATTGTCCGCGCTTCGGACCTGGTGAATTCCCTGCTTCATTTCTTTGATAAACGTTCGCTGGATTTCCCGGAGCTGACAGCTTTGCTAACCGATGTTTATCACACCCGCGAACTGATTGACTCCATCGAAAAGGTATTCGACCGCAAAGGCCAGATCAAGGATGATGCTTCGCCTGAACTAATGCGAATCCGGCAGCAAATTGGCGTTTTGCGCAACCAGATCAATCGCAATTTCGACAAAGAAATGCGGAAATGGCTGAAAGAAGGCATGCTGGGTGAAACCAAGGAAGCATTTGTGAACGAACGACGCGTACTAACAGTGATGTCGAGCCACAAGCGGAAAATCGGCGGATCAGTTGTGGGTTCGTCCAAAACAGGAAGTTTGACGTTTATCGAACCGGCAGTGAATGTTCCGCTAAATAACGAACTGGAACTTTCGCTCGACGATGAACGCAAGGAGATTTTCCGCATTTTGCAAGAACTAACACGTGAAATCGCGCACCATTTACCGTTGATTGAAGCTTATCAAATCCTTCTCACTGAATTAGATTTCATCAACGCCAAAACAAAACTGGCGCTGGAATTGAACGCAGTACTTCCGGGAATTGTTCGCCATACACGTATCGAACTGATCGACGCCTTCCACCCTATTTTATGGAAAACGAATAAACAGGCAGGAAAACCAACGCTTCCGCAAAGTTTGATTTTAGACCAAAACGGTCGGATGCTCGTGATTTCAGGTCCGAATGCCGGTGGAAAATCGATTACATTGAAAACAATCGGTTTGTTGCAAATCATGCTCCAGGCCGGATTGCTGGTTCCGGTTCATGAAAACAGTCAATTGTGCTTTTTTCAGCAGGTTTTGACCGATATCGGCGACAATCAATCCATCGAAAACGAGCTGAGTACTTATTCATACCGGTTGAAGCGGATGAAACATTTCCTACGAGTTGCCAACAAACGTACATTATTGTTATTGGATGAATTCGGTACCGGTTCAGATCCGGAATTGGGCGGCGCACTGGCGGAAGTGTTTTTTGAGGAATTGTACAAACGGAAAAGTTACGCAGTTATCACAACGCATTACGCGAATATCAAACTCAAAGCTGATCGTTTGCCGCAAGCAGTGAACGGTTGCATGTTATTCGACACAGAAACGCTCGAACCGTTGTACCGTTTCTCGATGGGCCAACCGGGAAGTTCGTTTACGTTTGAAGTCGCCCAAATGAATGGCATTCCGTTGAATTTAATCGAAGAAGCAAAAGGAAAGCTGGACGACAGTAAAGTCAACATGGACAAATTGCTTCATGAATTGAACCGGGAGAAATCGTACCTGGAACAATTGAACAAAGCGCACATTGAAGCCCAGGAATTAGCAGAAGCAGCGCGTTTGGATTATATTCAAAAGAAAGAGCGCTTCGAAGAACGTATGCGCGCGCAACAGGATGTGATCGAGAAAAACAACCTGTATCTCAATTCAGGGAAAAAGATGAAGCAATTTATTGACCGTTACCAAACCAAATCGCGCAAGAAGGACATCAATAATCCGTTGCTGGAAGATGTGAAAAAATACCTCCTGGTGGAAAAATCGAAGATCGAGGAAAGTAAACGCAAGGATGAACTGGTAAAACAAGCAGGAATTCCAGTAAAAAAACCGAAAAAGCAAAAACCGGGAGTTCCGGAGAAAGATCCCTATCAGCGCGATAAGATCGTGCTGGGTTCAACGGTGAAAATGATCGAGACGAAACAATCAGGGACGGTGGAAGAAATTAAAGGCCATTTATTGACAGTGGTTTTTGGGTTTATGCGATTGAAGGTGGAGCGTGAGAAATTGATGTGGGTGAAGTAA